From Elephas maximus indicus isolate mEleMax1 chromosome 1, mEleMax1 primary haplotype, whole genome shotgun sequence, a single genomic window includes:
- the LOC126069167 gene encoding triggering receptor expressed on myeloid cells 3-like yields the protein MEEKVCLIEGNNLTEICPYNIMKYASSLKAWQRVRSPGPPETLVRTETRNTEVNRAQMGRYLLEDLPTEAVVKVTMVGLQKQDEGLYQCVIDLSPQDPVILHDRIRLVHCDV from the exons ATGGAGGAGAAAGTGTGCCTAATagaaggaaacaacctaactgAGATCTGTCCTTACAACATCATGAAGTATGCCTCCAGCCTGAAGGCCTGGCAGAGGGTGAGAAGCCCAGGCCCCCCTGAGACACTAGTGCGCACGGAGACCAGAAACACAGAAGTAAACCGAGCCCAGATGGGGAGGTACCTGCTGGAGGATCTTCCCACAGAAGCTGTAGTGAAGGTCACCATGGTAGGGCTGCAGAAGCAGGACGAGGGGCTGTACCAGTGTGTGATCGACCTCTCTCCGCAGGATCCCGTCATCTTGCATGATCGGATTCGGCTGGTTCACTGTGATG TCTAG